A genomic window from Fibrobacterota bacterium includes:
- a CDS encoding McrC family protein, with protein MSHLSIFEFDALVSDDRGVVTEEGVRSVPSRVFDWLEHQGLRQSEAGQAAWARPVHRKGRRAIQVTSYVGVIRAPDGFQIEVLPKIGKVIDGGIESARRRLLEMLRCLHGFRHIRTEHAAIKSAHMPLLEVFLSEFLDAAEHTVKRGLRGEYSLRSENLAALRGKLSFTDHLRHNLTRRDRFFAEFDEFTPDRPENRLLHAALRKTLEWTSMQEHQKRSRELCSLFSAIPVSVHYRLDLSRIRRDRGMEHYQEALDWARLILEEESPLTGAGDHNAPSLLFPMETLFEAFVAKHIGRKLGSPYQLKTQARSHHLVCHQKSAWFALKPDLLVLEGKQCRMVLDTKWKLLDGTKQNGTEKYGLSQSDFYQLQAYGLSYLEGIGDIVLVYPKTAAFQSPLPVFTFPQCEGLKLWVVPFCLDSKTLVPPANSSFSSILHPAHS; from the coding sequence ATGAGCCACCTATCGATCTTCGAATTCGACGCGCTCGTCTCCGACGACCGAGGTGTCGTGACCGAAGAGGGCGTGCGGTCCGTTCCCTCGCGCGTATTCGATTGGCTGGAACACCAAGGGCTCCGCCAGTCGGAAGCTGGACAAGCCGCGTGGGCGCGTCCCGTCCATCGCAAAGGACGTCGTGCCATCCAGGTGACAAGTTATGTCGGCGTGATTCGCGCGCCGGATGGCTTCCAGATCGAGGTGCTGCCCAAGATCGGGAAGGTGATCGACGGTGGCATCGAATCCGCACGTCGTCGATTGCTCGAAATGTTGCGTTGCTTGCATGGCTTCCGCCACATCCGCACGGAACACGCCGCGATCAAGTCCGCCCACATGCCACTCCTCGAGGTCTTTCTTTCCGAATTCCTCGACGCTGCGGAGCACACCGTCAAGCGTGGCTTGCGGGGTGAGTATTCGTTGCGTTCGGAGAATCTGGCGGCACTCCGTGGAAAACTGTCTTTCACCGATCACCTTCGTCATAATCTGACAAGGCGAGATCGGTTCTTCGCCGAATTCGACGAGTTCACGCCGGACCGGCCGGAAAATCGCTTGCTGCATGCCGCGTTGCGCAAAACGCTGGAATGGACTTCCATGCAAGAGCACCAGAAGCGCTCCAGGGAGCTTTGCTCCTTGTTTTCCGCAATCCCGGTGTCAGTCCACTACCGCCTCGATCTTTCTCGCATCCGTCGAGATCGAGGGATGGAACATTATCAGGAAGCGTTGGACTGGGCTCGACTGATTCTGGAGGAGGAATCTCCGCTCACCGGAGCAGGAGATCACAACGCACCATCCTTGCTTTTCCCCATGGAAACGCTGTTCGAGGCCTTCGTGGCCAAACACATCGGACGCAAGCTTGGATCACCCTATCAACTGAAAACCCAGGCGCGATCGCATCACCTTGTATGCCACCAGAAATCCGCTTGGTTTGCTCTGAAGCCCGATCTCCTTGTTCTTGAGGGGAAACAGTGTCGGATGGTTTTGGATACGAAGTGGAAGCTCCTGGATGGCACCAAGCAAAATGGCACGGAGAAGTACGGGTTGTCGCAGAGTGATTTCTATCAGCTCCAGGCGTATGGGTTGAGCTACCTGGAAGGAATCGGCGATATCGTTTTGGTTTACCCGAAAACCGCGGCGTTCCAAAGTCCTCTTCCCGTCTTCACCTTTCCTCAGTGCGAAGGATTGAAACTATGGGTCGTGCCTTTTTGCTTGGACTCCAAGACGCTTGTTCCTCCTGCGAACTCATCGTTCAGTTCCATTCTTCACCCGGCGCACTCTTGA
- a CDS encoding 2-oxo acid dehydrogenase subunit E2, translated as MANAILMPRMSDSMVEGTLTKWLKNEGDVLKNGDLIAEIETDKATQDVECFEDGVLLKQTVAAGGVVPVGGPICIVGKAGEDISGLLAQAATDTSLQSSKVKAESATKAADEKRAPVAPPSEPSAPTTPVQPVVAAEFKNAARGAVIETQAMDEAANKGELEGRLRASPLARKIAAQKGISLYDVKGTGPGGRITAEDVQAALEGKNGRAKLAPVEGGLAQVATAAPRAASERLPLSNMRKTIARRLAESKSTIPHFYSTIEIDASPMMEFREKLNVGLAAQGSTLKITVNDLVLKAAALAAKEVPEVNASWDGDAIIRHAAVHLSFAVSLPSGLITPTIRDADLKPLKQMAMEAKELGKRAKDKGLKPEEFTGGTLTVSNLGMFGVSHFQAIVNPPQAVIMAVGAILKKPVVSPDGQIVAGQVMTLTLSGDHRVVDGSDGARYLQAAKNLLENPTLLLF; from the coding sequence ATGGCCAACGCGATCCTTATGCCCAGAATGTCCGACTCCATGGTGGAGGGGACGCTCACCAAGTGGCTGAAAAACGAAGGGGACGTTCTTAAGAACGGCGACCTCATCGCCGAGATCGAAACCGACAAAGCCACGCAGGACGTGGAATGTTTCGAAGACGGCGTGCTCTTGAAGCAGACCGTCGCGGCGGGCGGTGTGGTGCCGGTGGGCGGACCCATCTGCATCGTGGGCAAGGCCGGCGAAGACATCTCCGGCTTGCTGGCCCAGGCGGCAACGGACACCTCGTTGCAGTCGTCCAAGGTCAAGGCGGAATCGGCCACCAAGGCGGCGGATGAAAAACGCGCTCCGGTGGCTCCTCCGTCGGAGCCTTCCGCCCCGACAACTCCTGTCCAGCCCGTGGTGGCGGCCGAATTCAAGAACGCCGCCCGTGGCGCGGTGATCGAAACCCAGGCCATGGACGAGGCAGCAAACAAGGGCGAGCTGGAAGGCCGTCTGCGCGCATCGCCGCTGGCTCGCAAGATCGCGGCCCAAAAGGGCATCTCGCTGTACGACGTCAAGGGCACGGGCCCCGGCGGACGCATCACGGCCGAAGACGTTCAAGCGGCTCTGGAAGGCAAGAACGGCCGGGCCAAGCTCGCGCCGGTGGAAGGTGGACTCGCGCAAGTGGCCACCGCCGCTCCTCGCGCCGCCTCCGAACGACTGCCGCTGTCCAACATGCGCAAGACCATCGCGCGTCGTCTGGCCGAGAGCAAGAGCACCATCCCCCACTTCTACAGCACCATCGAGATCGACGCTTCGCCGATGATGGAGTTCCGCGAGAAGCTGAACGTGGGATTGGCCGCGCAAGGCTCGACTCTGAAGATCACGGTCAACGACCTGGTGCTCAAGGCCGCGGCCTTGGCCGCCAAGGAAGTGCCGGAGGTCAATGCCTCGTGGGACGGCGATGCCATCATCCGTCACGCCGCGGTGCATCTGTCCTTTGCGGTGAGCCTGCCTTCGGGGCTCATCACGCCCACCATCCGCGACGCGGACCTCAAGCCGCTCAAGCAGATGGCCATGGAAGCCAAGGAACTGGGCAAGCGCGCCAAGGACAAGGGACTCAAGCCGGAAGAATTCACGGGAGGCACGCTCACCGTGTCCAACCTGGGAATGTTCGGCGTGAGCCACTTCCAGGCGATCGTGAATCCCCCCCAGGCCGTGATCATGGCCGTGGGCGCGATCCTCAAAAAGCCCGTGGTCTCGCCCGATGGACAAATCGTGGCAGGCCAGGTCATGACCCTAACGCTTTCCGGAGACCACCGCGTGGTGGACGGCTCCGATGGCGCGCGCTACCTGCAGGCCGCCAAGAACCTGCTGGAGAATCCGACGCTCCTTCTATTCTAA
- a CDS encoding pyruvate dehydrogenase complex E1 component subunit beta — MAKIAYRDAVRDAMSEEMARDSRVFLIGEEVAQYNGAYKCSKGLLDKFGPDRVIDSPISEAGFSGLAIGAAMYGLRPIVEFMTFSFSFVAFDQIVNNAAQIRYMSGGQIKIPMVFRGNSGGGHQIGATHSHAPENIYATFPGLKVVVPAFAADAKGLLKSAIRDDNPILVIENEALYGRESEVPDGDYLTPIGKANILQEGTDVTIVTHGRSCWTVLEAAQELHKMGIRAEIIDLRSIKPLDWPTVFASVRKTHNLVCVDETKPFCGVSAQVAAEVQRACFDHLDAPILRVTSVEAPMPFSSALEDECIPNVARIIEAVKQVVS, encoded by the coding sequence ATGGCCAAGATCGCCTATAGGGATGCCGTACGCGATGCCATGTCCGAAGAGATGGCGCGCGATTCCCGCGTGTTCCTCATCGGAGAGGAAGTCGCGCAGTACAACGGAGCCTACAAGTGCTCCAAGGGGTTGCTGGACAAATTCGGTCCGGACCGCGTGATCGATTCGCCCATCTCGGAGGCCGGGTTTTCCGGGCTCGCGATCGGGGCGGCGATGTACGGGCTGCGACCCATCGTGGAATTCATGACGTTTTCGTTTTCGTTCGTGGCTTTCGATCAGATCGTGAACAACGCCGCGCAGATCCGCTACATGAGCGGCGGCCAGATCAAGATCCCGATGGTCTTCCGCGGGAACTCCGGCGGCGGCCATCAGATCGGAGCCACCCACAGCCACGCCCCGGAAAACATCTACGCGACCTTCCCCGGCTTGAAGGTCGTGGTGCCGGCGTTCGCCGCCGATGCAAAGGGCCTCCTGAAGAGCGCCATCCGCGACGACAATCCAATTCTTGTCATCGAGAACGAAGCGCTGTATGGACGCGAGTCGGAAGTGCCCGACGGCGACTATCTGACCCCCATCGGCAAGGCCAACATCCTGCAGGAAGGGACCGATGTCACCATCGTGACCCATGGACGCAGCTGCTGGACGGTGCTGGAAGCGGCCCAGGAACTGCACAAGATGGGCATCCGCGCCGAGATCATCGATCTGCGCTCCATCAAGCCGCTGGACTGGCCCACGGTGTTCGCCTCCGTGCGCAAGACCCACAACCTGGTGTGCGTCGACGAGACCAAGCCCTTCTGCGGCGTTTCCGCCCAGGTGGCCGCCGAAGTCCAACGGGCGTGTTTTGACCACCTGGACGCGCCGATTCTGCGCGTGACTTCGGTGGAAGCCCCCATGCCTTTCTCGTCGGCTTTGGAAGACGAGTGCATCCCCAACGTGGCCCGGATCATCGAGGCCGTCAAGCAGGTGGTGTCGTAA
- the pdhA gene encoding pyruvate dehydrogenase (acetyl-transferring) E1 component subunit alpha, with the protein MTQKPLPTGAGVLATTQPLPDYGKAPELSREDRLRWYRLMFLTRKFEERSYQSYQTGLIGGFCHLYNGQEAVAAGTFAAITDADPVITAYRDHAHGLMRGIRPGPAFAELYGRATGVVKGKGGSMHYFNVDKQMYGGHGIVGGQTALGLGLAFATKYLGEKKVCFCYMGDGAVNQGAFHESLNLAQLMKIPVIYVIENNMYSMGTAVERHSAPVELYKRALGYDMMGVRAEAQDFDLVRQVSWTLAERARKENMPAILELMTYRYRGHSMSDPQYYRSKDEVEEYRKHDPVEILRGRILSEGTVSEKDLDKLEDEVRKEVQESHEWALASPYPAQSEIYTDIYA; encoded by the coding sequence ATGACTCAAAAACCTCTTCCTACCGGAGCTGGAGTCCTGGCCACTACCCAGCCCCTGCCCGATTACGGCAAGGCGCCGGAACTTTCGCGGGAGGATCGCCTGCGCTGGTACCGGCTGATGTTCCTCACCCGCAAGTTCGAGGAACGCTCCTACCAGAGCTACCAGACCGGCCTGATCGGGGGCTTCTGCCACCTGTACAACGGCCAGGAAGCCGTGGCGGCGGGCACCTTCGCCGCCATCACGGATGCCGACCCCGTGATCACCGCCTACCGCGACCACGCGCACGGCTTGATGCGCGGGATCCGGCCTGGGCCGGCCTTCGCCGAGCTCTACGGACGCGCCACGGGCGTGGTCAAGGGCAAGGGCGGCTCCATGCATTACTTCAACGTGGACAAGCAGATGTACGGCGGCCACGGCATCGTGGGCGGCCAGACCGCGCTGGGACTGGGATTGGCGTTCGCCACCAAGTACCTCGGTGAGAAGAAGGTCTGCTTCTGCTACATGGGAGACGGCGCCGTGAACCAAGGCGCTTTCCATGAATCGCTGAACTTGGCCCAACTCATGAAGATCCCGGTGATCTACGTGATCGAAAACAACATGTACTCCATGGGAACGGCAGTGGAGCGCCACTCCGCGCCGGTGGAGCTCTACAAGCGCGCCCTGGGCTACGACATGATGGGCGTCCGTGCCGAGGCGCAGGACTTCGACTTGGTGCGCCAGGTTTCCTGGACGCTGGCCGAGCGGGCCCGCAAGGAGAACATGCCGGCCATCTTGGAGCTCATGACCTACCGCTACCGCGGCCACTCCATGAGCGATCCGCAGTACTACCGCTCCAAGGACGAGGTGGAGGAATACCGCAAGCACGATCCGGTGGAGATCCTGCGTGGACGGATTCTGTCGGAAGGAACCGTTTCCGAGAAGGATCTGGACAAGCTGGAGGACGAGGTGCGAAAAGAGGTGCAGGAGTCCCACGAGTGGGCCCTCGCCTCGCCGTACCCCGCCCAGTCCGAGATCTACACCGACATCTACGCGTAA